One window from the genome of Pirellulales bacterium encodes:
- a CDS encoding alpha-amylase family glycosyl hydrolase has product MPHSWAQEAFFYHIYPLGQCGAEDRNDFHSPPNARLDQLRGWIDHLRWLGADALYLGPVFESTAHGYDTADYYHVDRRLGADETLAGLTTALHAAGIRVVLDGVFHHVGRDFWAFRDLRQNGEQSPYRDWFAGVDFGRRSPCGDAFAYDAWEGHFDLVKLNLHHAHVREHLFGAVRSWVERFHIDGLRLDVAYALDPGFVRELAAFCHSLRPDYWLLGEAIHGDYRRLAGPGLLDAATNYECYKGLYSSHNDRNYFEIAHSLNRLFGEGGLYRELTTYNFADNHDVNRVASTLRNPAHLYPLHLLLCTMPGVPSIYAGSEWAVEGVKVKGDDRPLRPALPSPTDAAARGSHPDLAQAIARFAAVRRNSPALRLGSYRQLHVASEQFAFERKHMGETAIVAVNASAAPVQMEFQLAPLGSHTFEDQLEPGKVFGVRRNRLRVELPACWGRVLFERPSLSAE; this is encoded by the coding sequence ATGCCGCATTCATGGGCGCAGGAGGCATTCTTCTACCACATCTACCCGCTCGGCCAGTGCGGGGCGGAGGATCGCAACGACTTCCACTCGCCGCCTAACGCCCGCCTGGACCAGCTCCGCGGCTGGATCGACCATCTTCGTTGGCTCGGTGCCGATGCCCTGTACCTCGGCCCCGTGTTCGAATCCACCGCCCACGGCTACGACACGGCCGATTACTACCACGTCGATCGCCGCCTCGGCGCCGACGAAACGCTGGCGGGACTGACGACCGCTTTGCACGCGGCGGGCATCCGCGTCGTTCTCGACGGCGTCTTTCACCACGTCGGCCGCGACTTTTGGGCCTTCCGCGACCTGCGGCAGAACGGCGAGCAGTCGCCCTACCGAGATTGGTTCGCCGGCGTGGACTTTGGCCGCCGCAGCCCCTGCGGCGATGCCTTCGCCTACGATGCCTGGGAAGGGCATTTCGACCTGGTGAAGCTGAACTTGCACCATGCCCATGTGCGGGAGCATCTCTTCGGCGCGGTCCGCTCTTGGGTGGAGCGTTTCCATATCGACGGCCTGCGCCTGGACGTGGCCTACGCTCTCGACCCTGGCTTCGTCCGCGAGCTGGCCGCTTTCTGCCATTCACTACGGCCGGACTATTGGCTGCTGGGCGAGGCGATCCACGGCGATTACCGCCGCCTGGCCGGGCCGGGCTTGCTGGACGCGGCGACCAACTACGAGTGCTACAAGGGCCTCTATTCCAGCCACAACGACCGCAACTACTTCGAGATCGCTCACTCGCTGAATCGCCTGTTTGGCGAAGGCGGCCTGTACCGCGAGCTGACCACCTACAACTTCGCAGATAATCACGACGTCAACCGCGTCGCGAGCACGCTACGGAATCCGGCCCACTTGTACCCGCTGCACCTCTTGCTGTGTACGATGCCGGGCGTGCCGTCCATCTACGCCGGCAGTGAATGGGCAGTGGAAGGCGTGAAAGTGAAGGGCGACGATCGACCACTTCGACCGGCACTGCCCTCGCCGACCGACGCGGCGGCGCGCGGTAGCCATCCCGATCTGGCGCAGGCCATCGCTCGGTTCGCGGCCGTCCGCCGCAACTCGCCGGCGCTCCGGCTGGGCTCCTACCGCCAACTCCACGTTGCGTCTGAGCAGTTCGCGTTCGAGCGCAAGCACATGGGCGAAACTGCGATCGTTGCTGTCAACGCATCCGCGGCACCAGTGCAGATGGAATTCCAGCTTGCTCCACTCGGCAGCCACACGTTCGAGGACCAGTTGGAGCCCGGCAAGGTGTTCGGCGTGCGGCGCAATCGGCTGCGCGTGGAACTGCCGGCGTGCTGGGGCCGGGTACTTTTCGAGCGGCCGTCACTTTCGGCAGAATAG
- a CDS encoding TolC family protein, with product MPRPLALADMEAWALRNNPTIASAQALVREEQGLWRQAGLYPNPTAGYVRTDPNQSRQSETQGLFLSQEFVTAKKLRLAQAADRQDIEWRRWQLDAQRRRVLNDVRIRFYEVLGAQWAIRETMAMERLAAEGVRAVQRMIEARQATRPDLLQAELQWHAFRIAVADARYRHATAWRQLANVAGVPRLPPTDLIGELERIPQLDWETSLRRLLTENPVLRSQRNYIQAARIDVRLARAQAVPNVNIQMVLQHDQVMKYNQVSTLAALPLPIFNRNQGNIDFAAAELQHQQREYQRIELALQDQLAGAFNEYLSAKNHAEVFQREMLPRAKENLELTLRGQQLGEFDLAKVVNARQQFFQTTLAYVDALTALHKVAIEVEGLELIGGLNPTEIGTALQRQATGPAGTRNVLLQQLQQQGLQGSQMLPGAIQGSTR from the coding sequence ATGCCGCGGCCGCTGGCGCTGGCCGACATGGAGGCGTGGGCCCTGCGCAATAATCCGACGATCGCGTCGGCCCAGGCGCTGGTGCGCGAAGAACAGGGTCTTTGGCGCCAAGCGGGGCTCTACCCCAATCCGACGGCGGGGTATGTGCGGACCGATCCCAACCAGTCCCGGCAAAGCGAAACTCAGGGGCTCTTTCTCAGTCAGGAATTTGTGACCGCCAAAAAGCTGCGGCTGGCGCAGGCCGCCGACCGGCAGGATATTGAATGGCGGCGGTGGCAGCTTGACGCGCAGCGCCGCCGCGTGCTCAACGACGTGCGGATTCGGTTCTATGAAGTGCTGGGAGCACAATGGGCCATCCGCGAAACCATGGCGATGGAACGCTTGGCCGCGGAGGGAGTGCGCGCCGTCCAGCGCATGATCGAGGCCCGGCAGGCGACGCGCCCCGACCTGTTGCAGGCCGAGTTGCAGTGGCACGCTTTCCGCATCGCCGTCGCCGACGCCCGTTACCGCCATGCCACGGCCTGGCGGCAGTTGGCGAATGTGGCCGGTGTTCCGCGCTTGCCCCCGACCGACTTGATCGGCGAACTGGAGCGCATTCCGCAGCTCGACTGGGAGACGAGCCTGCGGCGGCTGTTGACGGAGAACCCGGTGCTGCGGTCGCAACGCAATTACATTCAGGCCGCGCGGATCGACGTGCGGCTGGCCCGCGCTCAGGCGGTGCCGAACGTGAACATCCAGATGGTGCTGCAACACGACCAGGTGATGAAGTACAACCAGGTGAGCACGCTGGCCGCCCTCCCCTTGCCGATTTTCAATCGCAATCAGGGCAACATCGACTTCGCGGCGGCCGAGCTGCAGCATCAACAGCGGGAATACCAGCGGATCGAGCTGGCCTTGCAAGACCAGCTTGCCGGCGCCTTCAACGAGTATTTGAGCGCCAAGAACCACGCCGAGGTGTTCCAGCGCGAGATGCTGCCGAGGGCGAAAGAAAACCTCGAACTGACGCTTCGCGGGCAGCAGCTCGGCGAGTTCGACCTGGCCAAGGTCGTCAACGCGCGGCAACAGTTCTTTCAAACGACGCTGGCCTACGTCGATGCCTTGACGGCGCTGCACAAGGTGGCCATCGAAGTGGAGGGCCTGGAGTTGATCGGCGGACTGAACCCCACGGAGATCGGCACCGCTTTGCAGCGTCAGGCGACGGGGCCCGCCGGCACACGCAACGTTCTGTTGCAACAGTTGCAGCAACAGGGGTTGCAGGGCAGCCAGATGTTGCCGGGCGCGATCCAGGGTTCGACGAGATAG
- a CDS encoding efflux RND transporter periplasmic adaptor subunit, with amino-acid sequence MIVFKNGRQVLVLLLGTLLLSAAGVAWFRRDLWQDWLSRWPAFAAADRGAEEIADDDDERASDRVRLASPDMARRIGIETAQVTTERHAHRLTANAEAAYDGRRYTEVLARVTGIVHEARVEPSQVVGAGDVLAVLDSATVGNAKTQYRTARATVELAQATYDRLRTLAQQEIVAGKSELEALTALTQAKNNLLDADQKLRNFGFHDDDLKRIAAAQSTTNRIDVVAPIGGHVILWDATIGEAVEPTTPLFILADTETMWLWIDVYESDIASVKIGQPVTFEISGAAAPRFAGTVAAIGTEVDRVTRTTRVRAELANPDGRLRANQFGLAEIEVEPDHEALVVPADAVQRHEGDQEMVFSPDGPQTYLPRQIVTRATDDKQKREVLRGLEAGETVVTTGAFILLSELHKERIAEDVD; translated from the coding sequence ATGATCGTGTTCAAAAATGGACGACAGGTGCTCGTGCTATTGCTGGGCACGCTCTTGCTGTCTGCGGCGGGCGTGGCCTGGTTTCGCCGCGATTTGTGGCAGGACTGGTTGAGCCGTTGGCCGGCGTTCGCGGCGGCGGACAGGGGCGCCGAGGAGATCGCCGACGATGATGACGAACGAGCCTCTGACCGCGTGCGCTTGGCCTCGCCCGATATGGCCCGGCGCATCGGTATCGAAACGGCGCAGGTGACCACCGAACGCCACGCGCATCGGCTGACGGCCAACGCCGAGGCGGCCTATGATGGTCGCCGCTATACCGAGGTGTTGGCCCGTGTGACGGGCATCGTTCATGAAGCTCGGGTCGAACCGAGCCAGGTCGTTGGCGCGGGAGACGTGCTGGCCGTGCTCGACTCGGCCACGGTCGGCAACGCCAAGACCCAGTATCGCACGGCCCGCGCCACCGTCGAACTGGCACAGGCCACCTACGACCGCCTCCGCACGCTGGCCCAGCAGGAGATTGTGGCGGGCAAAAGCGAGCTGGAAGCGCTCACCGCGCTGACGCAGGCGAAAAACAACCTGCTCGACGCCGACCAGAAGCTGCGCAACTTCGGCTTTCACGACGACGACCTGAAGCGGATCGCCGCGGCCCAATCGACCACCAATCGGATCGATGTCGTCGCGCCTATCGGCGGGCACGTGATTCTGTGGGACGCCACGATCGGAGAGGCCGTCGAGCCGACCACGCCGCTGTTCATCCTGGCCGATACCGAGACGATGTGGCTGTGGATCGATGTCTACGAGTCGGACATTGCCTCGGTGAAGATCGGGCAGCCCGTCACCTTCGAAATCTCGGGCGCCGCCGCGCCGCGGTTCGCAGGAACCGTGGCGGCGATCGGCACGGAAGTCGACCGCGTGACGCGTACCACGCGAGTGCGGGCCGAGCTGGCCAATCCCGACGGTCGGCTGCGGGCAAACCAGTTCGGCTTGGCTGAAATCGAAGTCGAGCCTGACCACGAGGCGCTGGTCGTCCCCGCCGACGCGGTGCAGCGCCACGAAGGCGATCAAGAGATGGTCTTTTCACCCGACGGTCCGCAGACGTATCTTCCGCGCCAGATCGTCACCCGCGCGACCGACGACAAGCAGAAGCGGGAGGTCCTTCGCGGCCTCGAAGCCGGCGAGACGGTGGTCACGACCGGGGCGTTTATCTTGCTGTCGGAGCTGCACAAAGAGCGGATTGCCGAAGACGTGGATTGA
- a CDS encoding CusA/CzcA family heavy metal efflux RND transporter: protein MLDALIGFSLRNRFIVLLLAALLVAVGVRSALVLPLDAFPDTTPVQVQVNAVAPALAADEIERQIAFPVELALGGLKGLDEVRSSSKAGLCQVVATFSDDTDIYFARQQVNERLEDLQLPDGVDRPMLGPVATGLGEVYHYLLTSEIYDLMELRTLQDWVVRPRLRRVPGVAEISAWGGLAKQFEIRYDPMKLAKYGLTLDDLTRALRENNQNQGGGNIIRAGSETLVQGIGRARDTRDLAAIVIAAHDGVPIRVRDVAEAAVGYRIRRGGVTYSGKGEAVLGQAFMRMGENSRQVTMALDEALDDVRHALPPGVEAKVVYRRTDLVNQVLHTARKNLFEGAVLVIAVLFAFLGNLRAGLIVASVIPLSMLFAVTMMERVGIAGSLLSLGAIDFGLVVDSSVVMVENCVRRLAHDRSERSRLEVIREAAVEVRKPTMFGELIIMIVYLPVLTLEGIEGKLFRPMALTVVFALLGSMVLSLTLMPVLASLGLPRRLQDKPTFVDRWLHRLFQPLLRSGLRFPKTTLVGVAAVTVAATVLGLQLGSEFIPKLREGTIVITTIRMPGISLQESVRYGLKIERMLLDEFPDEIEQVASWAGAPEVATDQMGPEVTDIFVILKPRSQWRRASTQEELVTAMSRVTDTLPGMRSVYTQPIEMRINEMDAGIRTDIGIKIFGDDLDTLVELGEQVAAAVKEVPGAADVGAEEITGMPMLRVSIDRDALSRYGVAGRQVLEAVGTVGGIEVGEILEPERRFPLVVRLPPDQRDDADRLRNILIPTAAGERLPLVQLVNLQRTAGPATILREWGLRRIVVQANIRGRDMASFVAETRRRVASQVSLPSGYTVEFGGQFKNLIRAERRLWLIVPTALLLILSLLYITFYSLRDALMIFSGVLFARVGGVIGLWVMDLPFTISAGVGFVALAGASMLEGLVLVSAIRERMARGATKREAIEDARLTRLRPVLMTGLVAALGFVPMMLSTDVGSEVQRPLATVVVFGIACDTFLTMLALPVLYLLFGKGPAATEANA, encoded by the coding sequence ATGCTCGACGCACTGATCGGCTTTAGCCTGCGCAACCGATTCATCGTGCTGCTGCTGGCTGCGCTGTTGGTCGCCGTCGGCGTGCGTTCCGCGCTGGTGCTGCCGCTCGACGCCTTTCCCGATACGACGCCCGTGCAGGTGCAGGTCAACGCGGTGGCGCCCGCGCTGGCGGCGGATGAGATCGAGCGGCAAATTGCTTTCCCCGTCGAGCTGGCCCTGGGCGGGCTGAAGGGCCTCGACGAGGTCCGCTCGTCGTCCAAGGCCGGGCTGTGCCAGGTGGTGGCCACGTTCTCCGACGACACCGACATCTATTTCGCGCGGCAGCAGGTCAACGAGCGGTTGGAAGATTTGCAGTTGCCCGATGGGGTCGATCGCCCGATGCTCGGGCCGGTGGCCACGGGGCTGGGCGAAGTTTATCACTATCTGCTCACCAGCGAAATCTACGACCTGATGGAGCTGCGCACGCTGCAAGACTGGGTGGTCCGCCCGCGGCTGCGGCGCGTGCCAGGCGTGGCCGAGATCAGCGCTTGGGGCGGTTTGGCCAAGCAGTTCGAGATACGCTACGACCCCATGAAGCTGGCCAAGTACGGGCTGACCCTCGACGACTTGACGCGCGCCTTGCGCGAGAACAACCAGAACCAAGGCGGCGGCAACATCATCCGCGCCGGCAGCGAAACGCTCGTGCAAGGCATCGGCCGCGCTCGCGACACGCGCGACCTGGCCGCCATCGTCATCGCCGCCCACGACGGCGTTCCCATCCGCGTGCGCGACGTGGCCGAAGCGGCGGTCGGCTACCGCATCCGCCGCGGCGGCGTCACCTACAGCGGCAAAGGCGAAGCCGTGCTGGGCCAGGCCTTCATGCGCATGGGCGAGAACTCGCGGCAGGTGACGATGGCCCTCGACGAGGCCCTCGACGACGTGCGCCACGCGCTGCCGCCGGGCGTCGAGGCCAAGGTCGTCTATCGCCGCACCGACCTGGTGAATCAGGTCCTGCACACGGCCCGGAAAAACCTGTTCGAAGGCGCGGTGCTGGTCATCGCCGTGCTGTTCGCGTTTCTCGGCAATCTACGCGCCGGGCTGATCGTGGCTTCGGTCATCCCGCTGTCGATGCTGTTCGCGGTGACGATGATGGAGCGGGTGGGCATCGCCGGCAGCTTGCTGAGCCTGGGCGCGATCGACTTCGGCCTGGTGGTCGATAGTTCGGTGGTGATGGTCGAAAACTGCGTTCGCCGCCTGGCTCACGATCGGTCCGAACGTTCGCGGCTGGAAGTGATCCGCGAGGCCGCCGTCGAGGTCCGCAAGCCGACCATGTTCGGCGAGCTGATCATCATGATCGTCTATTTGCCGGTGCTCACGCTGGAAGGAATCGAGGGCAAGCTCTTTCGGCCGATGGCCTTGACGGTCGTCTTCGCGCTGTTGGGTTCGATGGTGCTGTCGCTGACCTTGATGCCCGTGCTGGCCTCGTTGGGCTTGCCGCGCCGGCTCCAAGACAAGCCGACCTTCGTCGACCGCTGGTTGCACCGTTTGTTTCAACCGCTGCTGCGGAGCGGCCTGCGGTTTCCCAAGACCACGTTGGTCGGAGTCGCGGCGGTGACCGTGGCGGCCACGGTCTTGGGCCTGCAGCTCGGCTCGGAGTTCATTCCCAAACTGCGCGAGGGCACGATCGTCATCACCACGATCCGCATGCCCGGCATCAGCTTGCAGGAATCGGTGCGCTACGGCCTGAAGATCGAGCGGATGCTGCTCGACGAGTTCCCCGATGAAATCGAACAGGTGGCGAGCTGGGCCGGCGCTCCGGAGGTCGCCACCGACCAGATGGGGCCGGAAGTGACCGACATCTTCGTGATCCTCAAGCCGCGCAGCCAATGGCGTCGGGCAAGCACGCAGGAAGAACTGGTGACGGCCATGAGCCGCGTGACCGACACGCTGCCCGGTATGCGGTCGGTTTATACCCAGCCGATCGAAATGCGGATCAACGAGATGGACGCCGGCATCCGCACCGACATCGGCATCAAGATTTTCGGCGACGATCTCGACACGCTCGTCGAACTGGGCGAGCAAGTGGCGGCCGCGGTCAAAGAGGTGCCCGGCGCGGCCGACGTGGGCGCCGAGGAGATCACGGGCATGCCGATGCTGCGGGTGTCGATCGACCGCGACGCGCTCTCGCGCTACGGCGTGGCCGGACGGCAAGTGCTCGAGGCCGTCGGCACGGTGGGCGGTATCGAGGTCGGAGAGATTCTGGAGCCGGAGCGGCGGTTTCCGCTGGTCGTGCGTCTGCCGCCGGACCAGCGCGACGATGCCGACCGGTTGCGCAACATTCTTATTCCGACCGCGGCCGGCGAGCGGCTGCCGCTGGTGCAGCTTGTCAACTTGCAGCGGACCGCCGGCCCGGCGACCATTCTTCGCGAATGGGGCCTGCGCCGGATTGTCGTGCAGGCCAACATCCGCGGGCGCGACATGGCGTCGTTCGTCGCGGAGACGCGGCGGCGCGTGGCGTCGCAGGTGAGTCTGCCGAGCGGCTATACCGTCGAGTTCGGCGGCCAGTTCAAGAACCTGATTCGTGCCGAGCGGCGCCTGTGGCTCATCGTGCCGACGGCGCTGCTGCTGATTCTGAGCCTGCTTTATATCACGTTCTATTCTTTGCGCGACGCGCTGATGATCTTCAGCGGCGTGTTGTTCGCGCGGGTGGGCGGCGTGATCGGGTTGTGGGTGATGGACTTGCCGTTCACGATTTCGGCGGGCGTCGGGTTCGTCGCCTTGGCGGGCGCGTCGATGCTCGAAGGGCTGGTGTTGGTGAGTGCCATTCGCGAGCGAATGGCGCGCGGAGCGACGAAGCGCGAGGCCATCGAAGACGCTCGTCTCACGCGTTTGCGGCCGGTGCTGATGACCGGGCTGGTCGCCGCCTTGGGATTTGTTCCCATGATGCTTTCGACCGACGTCGGCTCCGAGGTGCAGCGACCGCTGGCCACGGTCGTGGTGTTCGGCATTGCTTGCGACACGTTTCTGACGATGCTGGCGCTGCCCGTTCTGTACCTGCTGTTTGGCAAAGGGCCTGCCGCGACGGAAGCCAATGCGTAG
- a CDS encoding N-6 DNA methylase — MATVQPSLFSPRKRAPSQERAVVDVLALTRVKGLGDDGLARLLAQLRREGGEPRDALQASDSHLCEHFSLRSEAAQVISREAQRLSVEAQQLYQKAQSLGVSVLLPGTAEYPERLESFYDSAPPVLYLFGNRDLLSSPCFAVVNSAAPASQSLAYTFGIASRLAEAGRTLLTSPESPSYNLVGLSGKLAGARMVVTLHRGLFDFFDGPTPREPLPLARRAGGDLDLDSALLVSPFRLDGRWQKANGARRDALLIALADTVVAVEVKTGGVMEALCNQARASGRRLFACQFAGPPAASAANNALLAGGAMPLVPDETGTNVDLLLREVHFLAAEARPADDLARRRAIGQFFTPPLVARFIWEALDLLGAPNELSRSARAIDPACGDGVFLRAALDRGHGPAALVGVDIDENLLHLWRADSRLQHVRLFRSNGLVDNPAIGFGPASFDVVVGNPPFGGQGLKQLLRLVEQSPAPRGKTQLDLLGDKAENSAADSAALPQHERAILDNLVRHLSKYFCWRLRETDDDLEAVAGENEAGSLFADLDLPPDRAARPDDYQTMAALIDQWSAGRPLDVSQPGLKNAIRRMASTAIEVFFMERFVQLAKPGGLIAVIVPESILASDRLGPLRSWLMEQVVLLASITLPQKVFSGVGANARTGIVFARRFTTSEQLAVPTAKRTGDSRIPAELLEQRIFMASPRPEDDGFSLESYLSGLLEMIAEKREILQQKGPLRV; from the coding sequence ATGGCCACGGTTCAACCCAGCTTGTTCAGCCCCCGAAAACGCGCGCCGTCCCAGGAGCGGGCGGTTGTCGATGTGCTTGCGCTCACTCGCGTCAAAGGCCTAGGCGACGACGGTCTGGCGAGGCTGCTGGCCCAACTGCGGCGCGAAGGCGGCGAGCCACGCGACGCTTTGCAGGCGTCCGACTCGCACCTCTGCGAGCATTTTTCTCTTCGGTCCGAAGCGGCCCAGGTCATCAGCCGCGAAGCGCAACGCCTGAGCGTCGAGGCCCAGCAACTTTATCAAAAGGCGCAGTCACTGGGCGTGAGCGTGCTTCTGCCGGGGACTGCGGAATACCCGGAACGGCTCGAATCGTTTTACGACTCGGCCCCGCCCGTGCTGTACCTGTTTGGCAACCGCGATCTGCTGAGCTCGCCATGCTTCGCGGTCGTCAATTCCGCGGCGCCGGCCTCTCAATCGCTGGCCTACACATTCGGCATCGCCAGCCGGTTGGCCGAAGCCGGCCGCACGCTTCTAACGAGCCCCGAAAGCCCGTCGTACAATCTGGTTGGCCTGAGCGGCAAGCTTGCCGGCGCTCGCATGGTGGTGACTCTGCACCGCGGCCTGTTCGATTTCTTCGACGGCCCGACGCCGCGCGAGCCGCTACCTCTGGCGCGGCGCGCGGGCGGCGACCTCGACTTGGACAGCGCTTTGCTCGTCTCTCCCTTTCGGCTCGATGGCCGCTGGCAAAAGGCCAACGGCGCGCGGCGCGACGCGCTGCTGATCGCCCTGGCCGACACGGTAGTCGCCGTTGAGGTCAAAACAGGCGGAGTGATGGAAGCGTTGTGCAACCAGGCGCGGGCGAGCGGACGCCGGCTATTTGCTTGCCAGTTTGCCGGACCGCCCGCCGCCAGCGCCGCCAACAATGCGCTGTTGGCCGGCGGCGCCATGCCGCTCGTTCCCGACGAGACAGGCACGAACGTCGATCTATTGCTGCGCGAGGTCCACTTTTTGGCCGCCGAGGCCCGCCCGGCCGACGATCTCGCTCGGCGTCGGGCCATCGGCCAGTTCTTCACCCCTCCGCTCGTCGCCAGGTTCATCTGGGAAGCTCTCGATTTGCTCGGGGCGCCGAACGAACTTTCGCGGAGCGCGCGGGCAATTGATCCGGCCTGCGGCGACGGCGTGTTTCTCCGCGCCGCCCTGGACCGCGGCCACGGTCCCGCCGCGCTCGTGGGAGTCGATATCGACGAGAACCTGCTGCACCTCTGGCGGGCCGACTCGCGTCTCCAGCATGTTCGGCTATTCCGGTCGAATGGCCTGGTCGATAATCCGGCGATCGGCTTCGGGCCGGCGTCGTTTGACGTGGTTGTGGGCAATCCGCCGTTCGGCGGGCAAGGTCTCAAGCAACTTCTGCGGCTGGTCGAGCAGTCTCCGGCGCCGCGCGGCAAAACTCAGCTCGATCTGCTGGGCGACAAGGCCGAAAACTCGGCGGCAGACTCGGCAGCCTTGCCTCAACATGAACGGGCCATTCTCGACAACCTCGTGCGCCACCTGAGCAAGTACTTTTGCTGGCGGCTGCGCGAGACCGACGACGATCTGGAGGCCGTGGCCGGCGAGAACGAGGCGGGCAGCCTGTTTGCCGACTTGGATTTGCCGCCGGACCGTGCCGCTCGCCCCGACGACTACCAGACAATGGCGGCGCTCATCGACCAATGGTCGGCGGGGCGGCCGTTGGACGTTTCGCAGCCCGGTTTGAAGAACGCGATCCGCCGCATGGCCTCCACCGCCATCGAGGTCTTTTTCATGGAGCGCTTCGTGCAGCTTGCCAAGCCCGGCGGCCTGATCGCGGTGATCGTGCCCGAGAGCATTTTGGCCAGCGACCGCCTGGGGCCGTTGCGCTCGTGGCTCATGGAGCAGGTGGTATTGCTGGCGTCGATCACGCTCCCGCAAAAGGTTTTCAGCGGTGTCGGCGCGAACGCGCGCACGGGCATCGTTTTCGCCCGGCGTTTTACGACGTCCGAGCAGCTCGCGGTGCCGACCGCCAAGCGAACCGGCGACTCCCGCATTCCCGCAGAGCTTTTGGAGCAACGGATTTTCATGGCCTCGCCTCGGCCCGAAGACGACGGATTCTCGTTGGAAAGCTATTTGAGCGGACTCTTGGAGATGATCGCCGAGAAACGTGAAATTCTGCAGCAGAAAGGGCCCTTGCGGGTATGA
- a CDS encoding N-6 DNA methylase: MKTNGRIQDLLSTVCANDIEYGHRVIWPLLDYLAVPSAARRPEFQIENPFNDKQLRVDFLIHVGDIPMVTIEGEPHARQFDEGYRQAKNYSKSFRPRQRDCPMREMTVPFVLVAAGSRAETYRAVAHGINVDYELIEQDGKPAFLEWTDILAEAAKIPAFGAAAEQLDLFGARPGPVSEAQQVLKADAARQFFSDLYSAIGSARALRDKEDRSIVLFNRIIDLARHGQASKIDRTCRKEGLTGRATDRVMEALSWYERQMEANEFSGAAVARGYRNFLVQPAGRGGHYFFTGTTQHRPVITGGQVRYRKVARYFTPTEIIQQMVRLAAPKSDERVIDMTCGGGGFLAECVDYIAQNEGEPQARRFLKQRLVGIDDDPFCVSCSRELLTFMYPDCADDIHVYLHNCLYRRAPAESEVREDREAERHLADGRYDLVIGNPPGNDKGQHLVPLPLQAFHVFQDAWSENGSEIFAGAHCGPSGPGCSAAGSGYGRPAASTRADCGCGWGSGYGPDSGDGPGCPTRGSGSGAPPASAHNEHSPAARAGTAENRTDRIRHAHQALALINDRSASLTASSVGNAARTSGSNNARLVPLR, translated from the coding sequence ATGAAAACCAACGGTCGCATTCAAGATCTGTTGTCGACGGTCTGCGCCAACGACATCGAATACGGCCACCGTGTGATTTGGCCGCTGCTCGATTATCTGGCTGTGCCGTCCGCCGCGCGCCGACCGGAGTTTCAGATCGAGAACCCATTCAACGACAAGCAGCTCAGAGTCGACTTTTTGATCCACGTCGGCGACATCCCGATGGTCACGATCGAAGGCGAGCCTCACGCCCGGCAGTTCGACGAAGGCTATCGGCAGGCGAAGAACTACAGCAAGAGCTTCAGGCCGCGGCAGCGCGATTGCCCGATGCGGGAAATGACCGTGCCCTTCGTGCTGGTTGCGGCCGGCAGCCGTGCGGAGACGTATCGCGCCGTCGCGCACGGCATCAACGTCGATTACGAATTGATCGAGCAGGACGGTAAGCCGGCCTTTCTCGAATGGACCGACATTCTCGCGGAAGCCGCCAAGATTCCCGCCTTCGGCGCCGCCGCAGAGCAACTCGACTTGTTCGGCGCGCGGCCCGGCCCGGTGTCGGAAGCGCAGCAAGTGCTCAAAGCCGACGCCGCGCGGCAGTTCTTCTCCGACCTCTACTCGGCGATCGGCTCCGCCCGTGCGCTGCGCGACAAGGAGGACCGGTCGATCGTGCTCTTCAATCGAATCATCGACCTGGCCAGGCACGGGCAAGCCTCCAAGATCGACCGCACCTGCCGGAAGGAAGGGCTGACCGGACGGGCGACGGACCGCGTGATGGAGGCCCTCTCGTGGTACGAGCGGCAGATGGAGGCAAACGAGTTCTCCGGCGCGGCGGTCGCGCGGGGCTACCGTAACTTCCTGGTGCAGCCCGCCGGCCGCGGCGGCCACTACTTTTTCACGGGCACCACGCAGCACCGGCCGGTCATTACGGGCGGCCAGGTCCGCTATCGCAAAGTTGCCCGCTACTTCACGCCCACCGAAATCATCCAGCAGATGGTGCGGTTGGCCGCTCCCAAGTCGGACGAGCGGGTGATCGACATGACATGCGGCGGCGGCGGTTTTTTGGCCGAGTGCGTCGACTACATTGCGCAGAACGAAGGCGAACCGCAAGCACGGCGGTTCTTGAAGCAGCGGCTGGTCGGCATCGACGACGATCCTTTTTGCGTTTCCTGCTCGCGCGAGCTGCTGACCTTCATGTACCCCGACTGCGCCGACGACATCCACGTCTATCTGCACAACTGTCTCTATCGCCGGGCGCCGGCCGAAAGCGAAGTGCGCGAAGACCGCGAAGCCGAGCGGCACCTCGCCGACGGGCGCTACGACCTGGTGATCGGCAATCCGCCGGGCAACGACAAGGGCCAGCATCTAGTGCCGCTTCCGCTTCAGGCGTTTCACGTTTTCCAGGACGCTTGGTCAGAAAACGGGTCAGAAATATTTGCGGGCGCGCATTGCGGCCCGTCGGGACCCGGTTGTTCCGCCGCCGGCTCAGGCTACGGCCGCCCCGCCGCCTCGACCAGGGCAGACTGCGGTTGCGGCTGGGGTTCCGGCTATGGTCCCGACTCCGGGGACGGTCCCGGTTGCCCCACTCGCGGAAGCGGGTCCGGCGCTCCCCCCGCTTCCGCCCACAACGAACACTCGCCGGCAGCCCGCGCCGGGACCGCGGAGAACCGGACAGATCGAATTCGTCACGCTCATCAGGCTTTGGCTTTGATCAACGACCGCAGCGCTTCATTAACAGCCTCATCGGTCGGAAACGCCGCGCGAACGTCGGGTTCCAACAACGCCAGATTGGTCCCGCTGCGGTAG